From a region of the Ovis aries strain OAR_USU_Benz2616 breed Rambouillet chromosome 2, ARS-UI_Ramb_v3.0, whole genome shotgun sequence genome:
- the WIPF1 gene encoding WAS/WASL-interacting protein family member 1 encodes MPVPPPPAPPPPPTFALANTEKPSLSKSEQAGRNALLSDISKGKKLKKTVTNDRSAPILDKPKGAAGGGGGGGYGGGGGGYGGGGGGGGGGSFGGGGPPGLGGLFQAGMPKLRSTANRENDSGGSRPPILPPGGRATSAKPFTPPSGPGRFPVPPAGHRSGPPDPQRNRMPPPRPEVGAKPDIIPPPVPNTPRPSQSSLHNRGTPLVPGAPRQPSPGLTPPPFPGNRGAAFGGGSIRHTPSGSSTPFSTRPPLPPTPSRALDDKPPPPPPPVGNRPSIHRESVPPPPPQNSKPPVPSTPRPSSSSQAPPPPPPSRPGPPPLPPVSSGSGDEIPRLPQRNLSLSSSAPPLPSPGRSGPLPPPPAERPPPPVRDPPGRSGPLPPPPPMNRNGSTSRALPATPQLPSRSGIDSSPRSGPRPPLPPERPGTGAPPPPPPSTSIRNGFQDSPCEDEWESRFYFHPISDLPPPEPYVPTTKSYPSKLARNESRSGSNRRERGAPPLPPIPR; translated from the exons ATGCCCGTCCCACCCCCTCCAGCGCCCCCGCCACCGCCCACGTTTGCTCTG GCCAATACAGAAAAGCCTTCCTTGAGTAAGTCAGAGCAGGCTGGGAGAAATGCTCTGCTCTCTGACATCagcaaaggaaagaaactaaagaagacaGTCACCAATGACAGAAGTGCACCAATATTGGACA AACCTAAAGgagctgctggtggtggtggtggcggcggctATGGCGGAGGTGGCGGCGGCTATGGCGGAGGTGGCGGCGGAGGAGGTGGTGGAAGTTTTGGAGGAGGTGGACCACCCGGTTTGGGAGGACTGTTCCAGGCTGGAATGCCGAAGCTGAGATCCACAGCCAACAGGGAGAATG ATTCTGGAGGAAGCCGACCCCCAATCTTGCCACCAGGAGGAAGAGCCACATCCGCCAAACCTTTCACACCCCCAAGCGGCCCAGGGAGGttccctgtgcctcctgcaggcCACAGAAGCGGACCCCCAGATCCTCAGAGGAACCGAATGCCTCCCCCGAGACCCGAAGTGGGCGCAAAGCCTGATATCATCCCCCCTCCAGTGCCTAATACTCCAAGACCCAGTCAGTCAAGTCTGCACAACCGGGGGACCCCCCTAGTGCCGGGGGCTCCCCGGCAGCCCAGTCCTGGGCTGACCCCTCCCCCTTTCCCCGGAAACCGCGGTGCTGCTTTCGGAGGAGGCTCCATCCGTCACACCCCCTCAGGCTCCTCCACGCCTTTCTCCACTAGGCCTCCCCTGCCTCCTACTCCGAGCAGGGCCTTGGATGACAAGCCCCCTCCTCCGCCTCCTCCGGTGGGCAACAGGCCCTCCATCCACAGGGAGTCTGTGCCGCCGCCTCCCCCTCAGAACAGCAAGCCCCCGGTGCCGTCCACCCCGCGGCCTTCCTCCTCCTCGCAGGCCCCGCCGCCTCCGCCCCCCAGCCGGCCGGGCCCTCCTCCGCTGCCCCCCGTGTCCAGCGGCAGTGGCGACGAAATCCCGAGGCTCCCGCAGAGGAACTTGTCCCTGTCGTCGTCGGCGCCTCCCTTACCTTCACCAGGACGGTCAGGCCCTCTTCCGCCCCCGCCCGCTGAGAGACCCCCTCCTCCGGTGAGGGACCCACCGGGCAGATCAG gCCCTCTCCCACCACCTCCTCCAATGAACAGAAATGGCAGCACATCTCGGGCCCTGCCTGCCACCCCTCAGTTGCCGTCCAGGAGTGGAATAGATTCTAGTCCCAGAAGTGGGCCCCGGCCTCCTCTTCCTCCCGAAAGGCCTGGCACTGGggcacctcccccacctccaccatcaACATCAATTAGAAATGGCTTCCAAGATTCTCCATGTGAAG ATGAGTGGGAAAGCAGATTCTACTTCCATCCGATTTCTGATTTGCCACCTCCAGAGCCATATGTACCAACAACCAAAAGTTATCCCAGTAAACTGGCGAGAAATGAAAGCCGGA